The Candidatus Krumholzibacteriia bacterium genomic interval GTGCCAGCGCGACACGCCTGCAGTGCCCGTGGTCACGGTCACGTCGCGGACGATCCGAGCCAGCCCTGGCGCTTCGAGTTGCAGCACGAGCGATCGGAGCCCCTCGCCCGCGATGTCCTCGATGTCCAGACTCAGATCGAGACGGCCGTCCGGTCCGGGGCTGGCCTTCCAGCTCGCGGACGATGGGGCCGAGCGTTCGAAGCGGGGATCGGACCGGTCGATCCGGCCCGTGACGGCCAGCTCGCTGATCAACGCGGCATCCTGGGCATCGAGCTCTCCGGACCCGTTCAGGTCGCCGAGTGCGCTCGGCACGCCCCCGAGCGAAGCCGCGCCGACCAGCTGGTCCAGCACCAGGGCTGCGTCGGCGATCTCGAGGTCACCGTTGCGATCGACGTCGCCCGCCAGCGTCGCTGCGGGAGCCAGCGGGGTGACGACGACGTCACCGAAGGTGGCGTCGACGTTGTGGGCCAACAGACCGACACCCCCGGCCCGCAGCGCGAACTCGCTGGTCTGGACCACTTCCCAGCTCCAGTCGACCGGCTCGGTCTCGCCCTCGGCCCAGATCTTGAAGCTGTAGACGGTCACGCCGTCACCGTCCGGAGCGTCGGGCAGCGTTTCGCAGCGCATTCGCATCCAGCTGGTCTGGCCGGGCTCGACGGCCATCTGTCCGAAGTCGAGGGTCGGGGCCAGCGGAGATCCGAACTCGAGGATCTCTTCCTCGCCCGTTTCCCTGGCGAGCCCGTGATCGATCATCTGGTCCCTGTCCCCACGATAGAACTGCAGGGTGGGTCGTTGGGTGGGACCGTCCTCCCAGCGGAGCCAGCCGATGGCGCCGAAGGGCTGGTATCCCCACTTGGGCTGGGCGTCCGGCCAGTTGCGGTGCCCGCCCACGACGTGGCCCGTGAATCGCATGAGGAATCCCAACCCCGAGGGACCCGACACGGACGAACCGTCTTCGACCGAGTGCAGGGTGATGGGGGTGAGAATCTCGTAGTCCTGCCACGACTCCTCGCCGATGAGGAAGATCCGATCATAGCCGACGCGCTGGGTCCGCAGGCCGATTCCGTCCTGGAACCACTGGCCGTCGACGTACTGCCCGACGTCCTGGGGATCGGTCACGCCGCCCCAGTCCACCGAGTAGGGCAGCGGTGACGAGCCCGTCTGGAGGTCCACGTTCACCGTCACCGTGGTCACGTTCCCCAGATCGTTCTCGGCGCGCAACTCGACCGTGTTCGGACCGGATTGGAGACGGCTGATCGCGATGTCGGCGTTGAAGTCGCCGGTGGCGGCCAGGCGCCGGCTGTCGCCGAACCCGTCGGCCCCGGCTCCCCAATTGAGCGTATCGGGTGGCGCACTGTTCAGGCTGTAGGTGAGCGAAACGAGGTCGTCGATCGGACTCACGTTGCCCATGACGTTGAAGTCGGGCTGGGCAGGGCCGAGGTGCCCCACACGCTGGTCGAGGCCGTGCCATACGACGAGCGAAGGAGCATCGGGCGGCGCCATCTGGAAGGTGTCGTCCGGAGTGGAGCCGGAGTTGCCGAGGGTGTCGGTGGCCGTGATGCTGAAGTTGTAGACGGTACCCGCGCCACCGAGTCCCGTGATCTCGAAGGTGTGCTCGGTGCTCACGGTGGGCGACGCCAACTGCTGGCCGTAGCTCGGGTCCGGTCCGTAATCGATGACTGCCGTCGACGGCTCGTCGGTCACGCAGGTGACCGTGGCCGTGCCGGCGGTCGGATCGGTCGCGATCTGGACGTCGCCGATCTGCGGGGCGACGGTGTCGACCACGTTCTCGTCCTCGGGGACGATCGGGGCGGCGGTGTCGAAGAAGTAGTCGACGACGGTTTCGTAGGCAGGCGGACTCGTGCCGGCGTTCGCGACGTAGACCCCCGCCAGGCTCGGAGTCAGGCTGCTGCTGAAGCTGAACAACGAGTTCCAGATCTCTCCGTCGGCCGACTGCAGGCACTCCCAGTCCGTACCCTGCCGACGCAGGCGCAACCAGATCACTCCGGTGCCTCCGACCACTGCGGTGTCGCCACGAATGTCCGGCGTGTCCGCGTCGAAGGTGGCGGCGAGCACGCGGAGCTCCGACCCGTCACTGTAGTTGTCGAAGCGGATGTAGTTTCCGGGCGATTCCTCGACCAGGATCCCCTGGATCTGGAAGGCGTCGGTGGGGAGGGACTCGAACTTCACTTCGATCTCGAAGTCCGTGTCCGACGCGGACTGCACCACGCGTAGCGACTCGTTGCCGTTCGTCCACAGGTCGTGTGCGACTCCGCCAGGGATCGACAGCTCGAGGCGTCCAGATGCCTGGACCACGGTTCCGTCACCGAGGGGGTCGATCGTCGTCCAGAGGTCGGTGTCCAACGCGCCATCGCTGAAGTCGTCGGACACGAGCGGAGACGGGGTGATCGTGTCTCCGGGTGCCGTGAAGAACTGCCCGACGGGCGTCTGCTTCCCGTTGCCGGCCTCGTCGGTCGCGGTGATCTGCCAGAAGTAGGTGGTGTCGGGCAGGAGATCGCTCAATTGCACGGCGTGGCCGGTCTGCAGGGTCGGACTGACGACGCTGCCCAGTTCCAGCGTGGACGTGAGGCCGTAGGCCACCTCCCCGGTCGTCGCTTCGTCGGTCGACCACGAGACGTCGGCCGCGGTGCTGTCGGTGACGACGGCGAAATCGGTGATCACCGGCGGCGTGGTGTCCTGGAAGATACCGTCGTCTTCCGGGTCGATCGGGGCGGCCGTGTCGAAGAAGTAGTCGACCACGGCCGTGTGGGCCGGTGCGCCCGGTCCGGAGTTCGCCGCATAGACTCCGGCGAGAGTCGGCGTCACGGACAGATCGAAGGTGCCCACCGAGACGAAGGTCGTGCCGTCGACCGAGTAGCTCAGTGTATGGGATGCGTCCACGCGGCGGATCCGGAGCCAGATCGTGTCGGTCACGCCGCTGACCGGAGTGTCGAGCAACACGCTCGGGACGTCGTCGGCGAAGCTCGCCGCGTACAAACGGACTTCGGTGCCGTCGCTGTAGGCGTCGAAGCGCAAGTAGGTTCCCGTGGCCTGTTCCAGGAGGATTCCCTGGATCTGGAAGGCCTCGGTGGGAATCGACTCGAACTTCGTCTCGACCTCGAACGAGTTCCCCGTGACCGGTTGCACCACCCGCAGCGACTCGTTGCCGTTCACCCACAGATCGTGTTCGACGCCTCCGGGCACCGACAGCTCGAGGAGTCCGCCGCTCTGCGTGACGGTACCGTCGCCGAGCGGATCGACCACGGTCCACAGTGTCGTGTCGAGCCCGGCGCTGCTGAAGTCGTCGGACACCAGGACGGCGGGCAGGCTGTCCAGCGGTGGCGTCGTGAACGACGAGACCGGCGACTGCGCAACGTTGCCGGGCTCGTCGGTCGCGGTGATCTGCCAGAAGTACTCCGTGTCGGGCTGCAGACCGACGAAGTCGACCGCGTGGTCGAGTCTCAACAGCGGACTCGACAGCGTTCCCAGCTCGAGGCCGCTCGTCCGGCCGTAGGCGACCTCGCCGGTGGTCGGCTCGTCGGTCGACCACGAGAAGGCCACGGCGTCACTGGTCGGTGTGGCCGTCTCCCCGCTGATGACCGGAGGCGTGGTGTCGACCTGCAGGTCGCCGTCCTCGGGGTCGATGGGGGTAGCGGTGTCGAAGAAGTAGTCGACGGCTGCCGTGTACTCGGGGGCATTGCTGCCCGCGTTGCCCGCGTACACGCCGGCCAGCGCGGGTTCGAC includes:
- a CDS encoding Ig-like domain-containing protein encodes the protein MRTVIFALLTAGLVFQHTPASAQRSDDFSAAELDDGLWTVVDPIGGGSVDQVDGQLILSVPAGAPRDLWSDGNGALRLVQRIDDSDFELETKFESVPSEAGQTQGIFVQAGPDDYLRFDYYHDGSDLRIVAASIDAFASTARGNATIRTTSPELWLRMRRAGDRWELSHSQNGSDWTPAFEFRYRIPVEHGGVYVANADPGPAFVGIVDYFFDTTAPIVPEDGSLLNDPPVATVTVPVDGSQITTGDPVVLAADASDSDGTVSSVDFLVDGSLVGTDTASPWETTWTPAAPATYEITARAVDDAGDSTTSAPVTVTAVDPPGGLLVSDDFSAAVLDSAVWTVVDPLGDGSAVQTGGRLRLTVPGGSAHDLWLSGNEALRAVQPVPDPTADFQVEAKFESVPTMAYQVQGILAEESPGNYLRFDTYHNGVNLRLFLAHMRNDLPTVLQNIVLPAGLDTVWLRLTRTGPDYTFEYSVDGQSFTAVGTYPVAVEPALAGVYAGNAGSNAPEYTAAVDYFFDTATPIDPEDGDLQVDTTPPVISGETATPTSDAVAFSWSTDEPTTGEVAYGRTSGLELGTLSSPLLRLDHAVDFVGLQPDTEYFWQITATDEPGNVAQSPVSSFTTPPLDSLPAVLVSDDFSSAGLDTTLWTVVDPLGDGTVTQSGGLLELSVPGGVEHDLWVNGNESLRVVQPVTGNSFEVETKFESIPTEAFQIQGILLEQATGTYLRFDAYSDGTEVRLYAASFADDVPSVLLDTPVSGVTDTIWLRIRRVDASHTLSYSVDGTTFVSVGTFDLSVTPTLAGVYAANSGPGAPAHTAVVDYFFDTAAPIDPEDDGIFQDTTPPVITDFAVVTDSTAADVSWSTDEATTGEVAYGLTSTLELGSVVSPTLQTGHAVQLSDLLPDTTYFWQITATDEAGNGKQTPVGQFFTAPGDTITPSPLVSDDFSDGALDTDLWTTIDPLGDGTVVQASGRLELSIPGGVAHDLWTNGNESLRVVQSASDTDFEIEVKFESLPTDAFQIQGILVEESPGNYIRFDNYSDGSELRVLAATFDADTPDIRGDTAVVGGTGVIWLRLRRQGTDWECLQSADGEIWNSLFSFSSSLTPSLAGVYVANAGTSPPAYETVVDYFFDTAAPIVPEDENVVDTVAPQIGDVQIATDPTAGTATVTCVTDEPSTAVIDYGPDPSYGQQLASPTVSTEHTFEITGLGGAGTVYNFSITATDTLGNSGSTPDDTFQMAPPDAPSLVVWHGLDQRVGHLGPAQPDFNVMGNVSPIDDLVSLTYSLNSAPPDTLNWGAGADGFGDSRRLAATGDFNADIAISRLQSGPNTVELRAENDLGNVTTVTVNVDLQTGSSPLPYSVDWGGVTDPQDVGQYVDGQWFQDGIGLRTQRVGYDRIFLIGEESWQDYEILTPITLHSVEDGSSVSGPSGLGFLMRFTGHVVGGHRNWPDAQPKWGYQPFGAIGWLRWEDGPTQRPTLQFYRGDRDQMIDHGLARETGEEEILEFGSPLAPTLDFGQMAVEPGQTSWMRMRCETLPDAPDGDGVTVYSFKIWAEGETEPVDWSWEVVQTSEFALRAGGVGLLAHNVDATFGDVVVTPLAPAATLAGDVDRNGDLEIADAALVLDQLVGAASLGGVPSALGDLNGSGELDAQDAALISELAVTGRIDRSDPRFERSAPSSASWKASPGPDGRLDLSLDIEDIAGEGLRSLVLQLEAPGLARIVRDVTVTTGTAGVSRWHAEGDQVRVALAAPAVADGARPVTLSLDTRDLTEAVMLEGELAVDGGSSTVLPEQALTVVPVRFALDQNWPNPFNPSTTIAFDLPRDSRVRLVIYDLRGREVRRLVDGELPFGSHTVTWPGTDDTGRRVASGVYLFRLDAPGFTDVRKMTLVK